The Metabacillus schmidteae genome has a segment encoding these proteins:
- the prli42 gene encoding stressosome-associated protein Prli42: MSRKTQKVFVYLMIGVMLITTLLAGVSAWF; this comes from the coding sequence ATGTCCCGAAAAACACAAAAAGTTTTTGTTTATTTAATGATTGGCGTTATGCTGATTACGACTTTACTTGCAGGTGTTTCTGCTTGGTTTTAA